One genomic window of Streptomyces sp. NBC_01498 includes the following:
- the acs gene encoding acetate--CoA ligase, with the protein MSNESLANLLKEERRFEPPAELAAHANVTAEAYEQAAADRLGFWAEQARRLTWATEPTETLDWSNPPFAKWFADGELNVAYNCVDRHVEAGNGDRVAIHFEGEPGDSRTVTYAELKDEVSRAANALTELGVAKGDRVAIYMPMIPETAVAMLACARIGAAHSVVFGGFSAEAVASRIQDADAKLVITADGGYRRGKPSALKPAIDDAVARCPQVEHVLVVRRTGQDTAFSEGRDVWWHDIVDRQSAEHTPEAFDAEHPLFILYTSGTTGKPKGILHTSGGYLTQVAYTHHAVFDLKPETDVYWCTADVGWVTGHSYIVYGPLANGATQVMYEGTPDTPHQGRFWEIVQKYGVTILYTAPTAIRTFMKWGDDIPAKFDLTSLRVLGSVGEPINPEAWIWYRQNIGAGKTPVVDTWWQTETGGMMISPLPGVTAAKPGSAQRALPGISATVVDDEANEVPNGGGGYLVLTEPWPSMLRTIWGDDQRFIDTYWSRFEGKYFAGDGAKKDDDGDIWLLGRVDDVMLVSGHNISTTEVESALVSHPKIAEAAVVGAADETTGQAIVAFVILRGTASVDDGLVAELRNHVSTALGPIAKPKRILPVAELPKTRSGKIMRRLLRDVAENRQLGDVTTLTDSSVMDLIQTQLPSAASED; encoded by the coding sequence GTGAGCAACGAAAGCCTGGCCAACCTGCTCAAGGAAGAGCGGCGGTTCGAGCCGCCGGCCGAGCTGGCCGCACACGCCAACGTGACGGCGGAGGCGTACGAGCAGGCCGCGGCGGACAGGCTTGGCTTCTGGGCCGAGCAGGCCCGGCGGCTCACCTGGGCCACCGAGCCGACCGAGACCCTCGACTGGTCGAACCCGCCCTTCGCGAAGTGGTTCGCGGACGGCGAGCTGAACGTCGCGTACAACTGCGTGGACCGTCATGTCGAGGCGGGCAACGGCGATCGCGTCGCCATCCACTTCGAGGGCGAGCCGGGCGACAGCCGTACCGTCACCTACGCCGAGCTCAAGGACGAGGTCTCACGGGCGGCGAACGCGCTCACCGAACTCGGTGTGGCCAAGGGCGACCGCGTCGCCATCTACATGCCGATGATCCCCGAGACGGCCGTGGCGATGCTGGCCTGCGCCCGTATCGGCGCCGCGCACTCCGTGGTCTTCGGCGGCTTCTCGGCCGAAGCCGTCGCCTCCCGTATCCAGGACGCCGACGCCAAGCTCGTCATCACGGCGGACGGCGGGTACCGGCGCGGCAAGCCGAGCGCGCTCAAGCCCGCGATCGACGACGCGGTCGCCCGGTGCCCGCAGGTCGAGCACGTCCTGGTGGTCCGCCGCACCGGCCAGGACACCGCCTTCAGCGAGGGCCGGGACGTGTGGTGGCACGACATCGTCGACCGCCAGTCCGCCGAGCACACGCCGGAGGCGTTCGACGCCGAGCACCCGCTCTTCATCCTGTACACGTCCGGTACCACGGGTAAGCCCAAGGGCATCCTGCACACCTCGGGCGGCTACCTCACCCAGGTGGCGTACACGCACCACGCGGTCTTCGACCTCAAGCCGGAGACCGACGTCTACTGGTGCACGGCCGACGTCGGCTGGGTGACCGGCCACTCGTACATCGTGTACGGGCCGCTGGCCAACGGCGCGACGCAGGTCATGTACGAGGGCACGCCCGACACCCCGCACCAGGGCCGCTTCTGGGAGATCGTCCAGAAATACGGGGTGACGATCCTCTACACGGCGCCGACCGCGATCCGGACGTTCATGAAGTGGGGCGACGACATCCCCGCGAAGTTCGACCTCACCTCGCTGCGGGTCCTGGGCTCGGTCGGTGAGCCGATCAACCCCGAGGCATGGATCTGGTACCGGCAGAACATCGGCGCGGGCAAGACCCCCGTGGTCGACACCTGGTGGCAGACCGAGACCGGCGGAATGATGATCTCCCCGCTGCCCGGTGTCACCGCCGCCAAGCCCGGTTCCGCGCAGCGCGCGCTCCCCGGCATCTCGGCCACGGTCGTGGACGACGAGGCCAACGAGGTGCCTAACGGCGGCGGCGGATATCTGGTCCTCACCGAGCCGTGGCCGTCGATGCTCCGCACCATCTGGGGGGACGACCAGCGGTTCATCGACACCTACTGGTCGCGCTTCGAGGGCAAGTACTTCGCGGGCGACGGAGCCAAGAAGGACGACGACGGCGACATCTGGCTGCTGGGCCGGGTCGACGACGTGATGCTGGTGTCCGGCCACAACATCTCCACCACGGAGGTCGAGTCGGCGCTCGTCTCGCACCCGAAGATCGCGGAGGCGGCCGTCGTCGGCGCCGCCGACGAGACGACCGGCCAGGCGATCGTCGCCTTCGTGATCCTGCGCGGCACGGCGTCGGTGGACGACGGCCTGGTGGCGGAGCTGCGCAACCACGTCAGTACGGCGCTGGGGCCGATCGCCAAGCCGAAGCGGATCCTGCCGGTGGCCGAGCTGCCGAAGACCCGCTCGGGCAAGATCATGCGTCGGCTGCTGCGCGACGTCGCGGAGAACCGCCAGCTCGGGGACGTCACAACGCTGACCGACAGCTCGGTCATGGATCTCATCCAGACGCAGCTACCGAGCGCGGCCAGCGAGGACTGA
- the nhaA gene encoding Na+/H+ antiporter NhaA — protein sequence MPAEPTGGHSLVATPRTFLGRLPLPERTYLTSALRTETVGGVLLLLAAIAALIWANTPISASYTTVGDFHIGPAALGLDLSIRHWAADGLLAVFFFVAGIELKRELVAGELRDPKAAALPVIAALCGMAVPALVYTLVNVAGGGSLTGWAVPTATDIAFALAVLAVLGTSLPSALRAFLLTLAVVDDLFAILIIAVFFTSDIDLPTLLGAVAGLAVFWLLLRKEVRGWYVYVPLALVVWGLMYNSGVHATVAGVAMGLMLRCSRREGEKQSPGEHIEHLVRPLSAGLAVPLFALFSAGVPVSGGALAGVFTRPETLGVVLGLVVGKTVGVFGGTWLAARFTRAELNKDLAWPDVLAVATLAGIGFTVSLLIGELAFNGEPTLTDEVKAAVLAGSVIAAVLAGVLLRMRVRTYRALYDAEELDEDQDGVPDIYEQDDPEYHLRMAAIHEGKAAEHRRLAEHAAATRDDGAGPA from the coding sequence ATGCCCGCCGAACCGACCGGAGGACACTCCCTCGTGGCCACCCCCCGCACCTTCCTCGGACGCCTCCCGCTCCCCGAGCGGACGTATCTCACGAGCGCCCTGCGGACCGAGACGGTCGGCGGCGTGCTGTTGCTCCTGGCCGCGATCGCCGCGCTGATCTGGGCCAACACCCCGATCAGCGCCAGTTACACGACCGTCGGCGACTTCCACATCGGCCCGGCCGCGCTCGGTCTGGACCTCTCGATCCGCCACTGGGCCGCCGACGGACTGCTCGCCGTCTTCTTCTTCGTCGCCGGAATCGAACTGAAGCGTGAACTGGTCGCCGGCGAGCTGCGCGACCCGAAGGCCGCGGCTCTCCCGGTCATCGCCGCGCTCTGCGGCATGGCCGTGCCCGCGCTCGTCTACACGCTGGTCAACGTGGCGGGCGGCGGCTCCCTGACCGGCTGGGCGGTCCCCACGGCGACCGACATCGCCTTCGCGCTCGCGGTGCTCGCCGTCCTCGGCACCTCCCTGCCGTCCGCGCTGCGCGCCTTCCTGCTCACCCTCGCCGTCGTGGACGACCTGTTCGCCATCCTGATCATCGCGGTCTTCTTCACCAGCGACATCGATCTGCCGACGCTGCTGGGCGCCGTCGCCGGGCTCGCCGTCTTCTGGCTGCTGCTGAGGAAAGAGGTGCGCGGCTGGTACGTGTACGTGCCACTGGCTCTCGTCGTGTGGGGCCTCATGTACAACAGCGGCGTCCACGCCACCGTCGCCGGAGTCGCGATGGGCCTGATGCTCCGCTGTTCCCGGCGCGAGGGCGAGAAGCAGTCACCGGGCGAGCACATCGAACACCTGGTCCGCCCCCTGTCCGCCGGTCTCGCCGTGCCCCTGTTCGCGCTCTTCTCGGCGGGTGTCCCGGTCAGCGGCGGTGCGCTGGCCGGGGTCTTCACCCGGCCGGAGACCCTCGGAGTGGTCCTCGGGCTCGTCGTCGGCAAGACGGTCGGTGTCTTCGGCGGCACCTGGCTCGCCGCGCGCTTCACCCGGGCGGAGCTCAACAAGGACCTGGCCTGGCCCGATGTCCTGGCCGTGGCGACGCTCGCCGGGATCGGTTTCACCGTCTCGCTGCTCATCGGCGAACTCGCCTTCAACGGCGAGCCGACGCTGACGGACGAGGTGAAGGCGGCCGTCCTGGCCGGTTCGGTGATCGCGGCCGTACTCGCCGGCGTACTGCTGCGGATGCGGGTCCGTACGTACCGGGCGCTGTACGACGCCGAGGAGCTGGACGAGGACCAGGACGGCGTTCCCGACATCTACGAGCAGGACGACCCCGAGTACCACCTGAGAATGGCGGCGATCCATGAGGGGAAGGCGGCCGAGCACCGCCGGTTGGCGGAACACGCCGCAGCGACGCGCGATGACGGCGCCGGTCCGGCATGA
- a CDS encoding phage holin family protein, with product MSDPGSHAAVTTAAVDGVPAVRTVGGERSLGQLVSVATAEMSALVHDEIALAKAELRQDVKRGVTGSAAIGVAGVFALFALPVLSFAAAYGIHNWGLGLAWSFLIVGGAFLLIAGLLALLAMRKFKKVKPPEKSIASAKQSAAVLQTVKPHPRPVHEPGRTVARSSA from the coding sequence ATGAGCGACCCCGGCAGCCATGCCGCCGTCACCACCGCCGCTGTCGACGGCGTTCCAGCCGTCCGGACCGTCGGCGGCGAACGCAGCCTCGGGCAGTTGGTCTCCGTGGCGACCGCCGAGATGTCCGCGCTGGTGCACGACGAGATCGCGCTGGCCAAGGCGGAACTGCGGCAGGACGTCAAGCGGGGTGTGACCGGCAGCGCGGCCATCGGTGTCGCGGGCGTGTTCGCGCTCTTCGCGCTCCCCGTGCTGAGCTTCGCCGCCGCCTACGGGATCCACAACTGGGGTCTGGGGCTGGCCTGGTCGTTCCTGATCGTCGGCGGAGCGTTCCTGCTCATCGCGGGACTGCTGGCGCTCCTCGCCATGCGGAAATTCAAGAAGGTCAAGCCGCCGGAGAAGAGCATCGCGTCGGCCAAGCAGTCCGCCGCCGTGCTCCAGACCGTCAAGCCGCACCCGCGCCCCGTCCATGAGCCGGGCAGGACTGTGGCACGCTCGTCTGCATGA
- a CDS encoding alpha/beta fold hydrolase: protein MTAPENGAGAGPGRTTGSIPGTTGADANGTDTNGTDTTGTDTTGTNATGTNATGTDTGSTGTTGAGATGGATNGGPTSGAGATVATVAADVRLDGPWTHRDVAANGARFHIAEMGDGPLVLLLHGFPQFWWTWRHQLPALAEAGYRAVAMDLRGVGGSDRTPRGYDPANLALDITGVVRSLGEPDAALVGHDLGGYLAWTAAVMRPKLVRRLAVSSMPHPRRWRSAMLSDVSQSRAGSYIWGFQRPWLPERQLVADDGALVGELIRGWSGPQPPDDKTVDVYRRAMTIPSTAHCSIEPYRWMVRSMARPDGIQFNRRMKRPVRVPTLQLHGSLDPAMRTRSTAGSAEYVEAPYRWRLFDGLGHFPHEEDPVAFSSELINWLKDPEPDR from the coding sequence ATGACCGCCCCCGAGAACGGCGCCGGCGCAGGCCCCGGCAGAACCACCGGCAGCATTCCCGGTACGACGGGCGCCGACGCGAACGGCACGGACACGAACGGCACGGACACGACCGGCACGGACACGACCGGCACGAACGCGACCGGCACGAACGCGACCGGTACGGACACGGGCAGCACCGGCACGACCGGCGCGGGTGCGACAGGCGGTGCCACGAACGGCGGGCCCACGTCCGGGGCCGGCGCGACCGTCGCCACCGTCGCCGCGGATGTGCGCCTCGACGGCCCCTGGACGCACCGGGACGTGGCCGCCAACGGAGCCCGTTTCCACATCGCCGAGATGGGCGACGGTCCACTGGTGCTGCTGCTCCACGGCTTCCCGCAGTTCTGGTGGACCTGGCGCCATCAGCTGCCCGCACTCGCCGAGGCCGGATACCGGGCCGTCGCGATGGACCTGCGGGGCGTGGGGGGCAGCGACCGTACGCCGCGCGGTTACGACCCCGCCAACCTGGCGCTCGACATCACCGGCGTGGTGCGCTCGCTCGGTGAGCCGGACGCCGCGCTCGTCGGGCACGACCTCGGCGGCTACCTCGCCTGGACGGCGGCGGTGATGCGGCCGAAGCTCGTGCGCAGGCTCGCGGTGTCGTCGATGCCGCACCCCCGGCGCTGGCGTTCGGCGATGCTGTCGGACGTCTCGCAGAGCAGGGCGGGCTCGTACATCTGGGGCTTCCAGCGGCCGTGGCTGCCGGAGCGTCAGCTCGTCGCCGACGACGGGGCGTTGGTGGGCGAGTTGATCCGTGGCTGGTCCGGACCGCAGCCGCCCGACGACAAGACCGTGGACGTCTACCGGCGGGCGATGACCATCCCGTCGACGGCGCACTGCTCGATCGAGCCGTACCGCTGGATGGTGCGGTCGATGGCGCGGCCGGACGGCATCCAGTTCAACCGGCGGATGAAGCGGCCGGTGCGGGTGCCGACCCTTCAGCTCCACGGGTCGCTCGATCCGGCGATGCGTACGCGCAGTACGGCGGGGTCCGCCGAGTACGTCGAAGCGCCGTACCGCTGGCGGCTGTTCGACGGGCTTGGCCATTTTCCGCACGAGG